A window of the Bacillota bacterium genome harbors these coding sequences:
- a CDS encoding DUF2935 domain-containing protein produces the protein MTDERPEVEHWTDQGGLPGKWPGGADSHLLAEVRFWTRIMREHAMFIRLGLPCDRPDLIREAQRLEEDLRGLEERVNRATMLDRSLINALRDAVAALVEFKRRLLRMMVQCQLSPALLPLLIDHLIREANHFLTRLEMVTGLPQGEGQRFLAIMRRAVFWMRIMKEHVEFIIRLLDPSERSLIARSQEFHRIFTRLFQTAMDLESMAQAEPETFNTVARFLDEAIARTTELRDFKAAGHELALMCQLLSMVSTPVLLDHIRREADRAIEELGALRQSIPVHRPPIA, from the coding sequence ATGACGGATGAACGACCGGAGGTTGAGCACTGGACAGACCAGGGCGGTCTTCCGGGGAAATGGCCCGGAGGAGCGGACTCGCACCTCTTGGCCGAGGTCCGTTTCTGGACCAGGATAATGCGCGAACACGCCATGTTCATACGACTCGGGCTGCCCTGCGACCGACCTGATCTCATAAGGGAAGCTCAGAGGCTCGAAGAGGACCTGCGCGGGCTGGAAGAGAGGGTCAACCGCGCGACGATGCTCGATCGCAGCCTCATCAACGCGTTACGGGACGCAGTGGCCGCGCTCGTCGAATTCAAACGCAGGCTCCTGAGGATGATGGTTCAGTGCCAGCTAAGCCCCGCCTTACTTCCGTTGCTCATAGACCACCTAATCCGCGAGGCGAACCACTTCCTAACCCGCCTGGAGATGGTCACCGGACTGCCGCAGGGGGAGGGCCAACGGTTCCTCGCCATCATGCGGCGCGCCGTGTTCTGGATGCGAATCATGAAGGAGCACGTAGAGTTCATAATACGTCTCCTCGACCCGTCCGAGAGAAGCCTGATAGCGCGATCACAGGAGTTCCACAGGATCTTCACTCGCTTGTTCCAGACCGCCATGGATCTCGAGTCGATGGCCCAGGCCGAGCCCGAAACCTTCAACACTGTTGCCCGGTTCCTCGACGAAGCCATCGCCAGGACCACCGAGCTCAGGGACTTCAAAGCGGCCGGACACGAGCTCGCGCTCATGTGTCAGCTGCTCAGCATGGTCTCAACGCCGGTTCTCCTCGATCACATCCGGCGGGAGGCGGATAGAGCTATCGAGGAGCTTGGCGCGCTCAGGCAGAGCATCCCGGTCCACAGGCCGCCGATCGCGTGA
- a CDS encoding ABC transporter substrate-binding protein has translation MLTRLTRLVVLVVALTLTLASGVVAADKVTIEYWHGFTGPDRPLMEQLIAKFNETHPDIEVKAQAIPWGTMWQQIPAAVAAGKAPDVAVANEDVITGFIARGAFAELTPDMLATAGIDKNRFYASLWNTGSYKGKDYGVPVHSVALVLYYNTDMFKKAGVDINKAMSSREEFLKAMQKLTIDKNGKHPNEPGFDLNNVEQWGTMLPLPWMGGCIFYSFLLQNGGRLVDDDATKAVFNSPEGVDALQFLVDLIYKYHVSPANVTEDGSIAGFRQGKVATNFNGVWRVNDYLNQEGLNFAVAPIPKVGGKTYATWGGSSHLVIPKARQVDKKRQEAALKFIGWITQPQQNLFWTGAGGLPTQPVVAQDKSFDNSPMKPVFASLGNVFATAGFPWVSQVRGAMDEAVSSAMLGKKSPKQALDDGVKLADQQIADAMKNIR, from the coding sequence GTGTTGACTAGGCTGACCAGATTGGTTGTGTTGGTTGTGGCGCTTACCTTGACTTTGGCTAGCGGCGTGGTCGCGGCGGACAAGGTCACGATCGAGTACTGGCATGGGTTCACGGGTCCGGATCGTCCACTCATGGAGCAGCTCATTGCGAAGTTCAACGAGACCCATCCCGACATCGAGGTCAAGGCGCAGGCCATTCCGTGGGGAACGATGTGGCAGCAGATCCCGGCGGCTGTCGCTGCGGGCAAGGCCCCGGATGTCGCGGTTGCCAACGAGGACGTCATCACGGGCTTCATCGCCCGGGGAGCATTTGCGGAGCTGACTCCGGACATGCTCGCCACCGCAGGCATAGACAAGAATAGGTTCTACGCGTCTCTCTGGAACACCGGCAGCTACAAGGGCAAAGACTATGGCGTGCCTGTCCACTCAGTAGCCCTCGTTCTCTATTACAACACCGACATGTTCAAGAAGGCCGGAGTCGACATCAACAAGGCAATGAGCAGCCGCGAGGAATTCCTGAAGGCGATGCAGAAGCTGACCATAGACAAGAACGGTAAACATCCCAATGAGCCAGGTTTCGATCTCAACAACGTCGAACAGTGGGGAACGATGCTGCCGCTTCCGTGGATGGGTGGGTGCATCTTCTATTCCTTCCTGCTTCAGAACGGTGGCCGGTTGGTCGACGATGACGCGACGAAGGCGGTGTTCAATTCCCCTGAGGGCGTCGATGCCCTTCAGTTCCTCGTGGACCTGATCTACAAGTATCACGTTTCGCCTGCCAACGTGACCGAGGACGGGTCCATAGCAGGGTTCCGGCAGGGCAAGGTCGCGACCAACTTCAACGGAGTCTGGCGCGTGAACGACTACCTCAATCAGGAAGGGCTCAACTTCGCGGTCGCGCCCATTCCGAAGGTGGGTGGCAAGACCTACGCGACCTGGGGTGGATCGTCTCACCTCGTGATACCGAAGGCACGTCAGGTGGACAAGAAGCGCCAGGAAGCAGCCCTGAAATTCATCGGCTGGATCACCCAGCCTCAGCAGAACCTCTTCTGGACAGGCGCGGGCGGGCTTCCGACCCAGCCGGTCGTGGCACAGGACAAGTCGTTTGACAATAGCCCCATGAAGCCTGTGTTTGCGTCGCTCGGCAACGTGTTCGCGACCGCCGGTTTCCCGTGGGTTTCGCAGGTGCGAGGCGCCATGGACGAGGCCGTCTCCTCAGCTATGCTGGGCAAGAAATCGCCGAAGCAAGCCCTGGATGACGGAGTGAAGCTGGCAGATCAGCAGATCGCCGACGCGATGAAGAACATCCGGTAA
- a CDS encoding sugar ABC transporter permease, protein MDRATRNRGWERNERRPRVFQFSESNPLSPYLFLIPHAALFLLFTVYPIGFGVYVSLHRWDVLASTQPFVGLEFYRRLLDPNTVQFQFFWKTLLNTLLFVAVSVPLLVGGALSLALLVNRPISGRGFFRAVFFAPNIFAVSVVGLVWRWVLDNQAGLVNIVLDEYLGVRPINFITEQPWAWLSIILATLWWTVGFNMVIYLAALQGIPKTYYEAAELDGASTWAKFSHITWPLLSPTTVFVVITTVIASFQLFGQSLIITGGGPSRSTQSVIMYITEEGFSNFQFSSAAAMAMVLGLIMMLFTVVQFRALARDIGMGAKGDAR, encoded by the coding sequence ATGGACCGCGCCACACGAAATCGCGGGTGGGAGCGGAACGAGAGGCGTCCTAGGGTATTTCAGTTCAGCGAGAGCAACCCGCTCTCTCCCTATCTGTTTCTCATTCCCCATGCGGCGCTTTTCCTTCTGTTCACGGTGTACCCTATTGGTTTTGGGGTTTACGTCAGCCTTCACAGGTGGGATGTGCTGGCCAGCACACAGCCGTTCGTGGGCCTGGAATTCTATCGGAGGTTGCTCGACCCGAACACCGTACAGTTCCAGTTCTTCTGGAAAACACTGCTCAACACGCTTCTGTTCGTGGCCGTCAGCGTGCCCTTGCTCGTTGGCGGCGCCCTATCGCTCGCGCTTCTAGTGAATCGGCCCATCTCGGGCCGGGGATTCTTCCGCGCCGTGTTCTTTGCTCCGAACATCTTCGCGGTTTCCGTGGTCGGTCTGGTTTGGAGGTGGGTGCTCGACAACCAGGCCGGTCTCGTGAACATCGTCCTCGATGAGTATTTGGGCGTGAGGCCTATAAACTTCATCACTGAGCAACCGTGGGCGTGGCTCAGCATAATCCTCGCCACCCTCTGGTGGACAGTGGGGTTCAACATGGTGATATACCTGGCTGCCCTGCAGGGCATCCCGAAGACGTACTACGAGGCCGCGGAGCTCGACGGCGCATCGACGTGGGCGAAATTCTCGCACATAACGTGGCCTCTGCTGTCTCCCACCACCGTGTTCGTGGTGATCACGACTGTGATAGCATCGTTCCAGCTCTTCGGGCAATCCTTGATAATCACCGGAGGTGGGCCCAGCCGCAGTACCCAGAGCGTGATCATGTACATCACCGAGGAGGGCTTCTCCAATTTCCAGTTCAGCTCTGCTGCAGCGATGGCAATGGTCCTCGGGCTCATCATGATGCTGTTCACGGTGGTGCAGTTCAGGGCCTTGGCTCGAGACATCGGAATGGGGGCGAAGGGCGATGCAAGGTGA